From Rutidosis leptorrhynchoides isolate AG116_Rl617_1_P2 chromosome 3, CSIRO_AGI_Rlap_v1, whole genome shotgun sequence, a single genomic window includes:
- the LOC139902185 gene encoding uncharacterized protein, whose product MTASDFEHICDDIDLYVKHEKIRDSWIWGLATNGKFTRKKLWWLIDEKLLVHNSGDETLINHLVPAKVQIFIWRVLKRRIPVRTKLEKRGIDLDFVRCPLCDDDVKTIDHILFFCRHSFDIWEKVYK is encoded by the coding sequence ATGACAGCTTCTGATTTTGAGCATATATGTGACGATATTGACTTGTATGTGAAACATGAGAAGATCAGGGACTCGTGGATTTGGGGTTTAGCGACGAATGGTAAATTTACTAGAAAGAAACTCTGGTGGTTAATCGATGAGAAGCTACTAGTTCACAATTCGGGAGATGAAACACTCATCAATCATCTTGTACCGGCAAAGGTTCAAATCTTCATATGGAGGGTATTAAAAAGGCGGATTCCGGTTCGAACCAAACTCGAAAAACGAGGTATCGATCTAGATTTTGTTAGATGCCCTTTGTGTGATGATGATGTGAAAACAATTGACCACATCTTGTTCTTTTGCCGGCACTCCTTTGATATTTGGGAGAAAGTGTATAAATAG